In Kogia breviceps isolate mKogBre1 chromosome 7, mKogBre1 haplotype 1, whole genome shotgun sequence, a single window of DNA contains:
- the C7H11orf54 gene encoding ester hydrolase C11orf54 homolog, translating into MSCAEYSFHVPSLEELVGVLQKGLMDNFADVQVSVVDCPNLTKEPFTFPVKGICGKTRIAEVGGVPYLLPLINKKKVYDLNKITKEIQLPGAFVLGAGAGPFQTLGFNSEFMPVVQTESEHKPPVNGSYFAHVNSADGGCLLEKYSEKYHDFGFALLANLFASEGQPGKVIEVKAKRRTGKLNFVTCMRQTLEKHYGDKPVGMGGTFVIQKGKVKTHIMPEEFSSCPLNSDEDVNKWLRFYEMKAPLVCLPVFISRDPGFDLRLEHTHCFSHHGEGGHYHYDTTPDIVEYLGYFLPAELLYRIDQPTETHSFGRD; encoded by the exons ATGTCTTGTGCTGAatattcttttcatgtgccaAGTCTAGAGGAGCTTGTTGGAG TTCTGCAGAAGGGGCTAATGGATAACTTTGCTGATGTCCAGGTCTCTGTAGTTGATTGCCCTAATTTGACCAAGGAGCCATTTACCTTTCCCGTAAAAG gtatCTGTGGGAAAACTAGAATTGCAGAAGTAGGAGGTGTGCCTTACTTATTGCctcttataaataaaaaaaaa GTTTATGAtctaaataaaatcacaaaagaaatcCAGCTTCCTGGAGCTTTTGTTCTTGGAGCAGGAGCAGGCCCATTTCAGACTCTTGGATTCAATTCTGAG tttatgCCAGTTGTTCAAACAGAAAGTGAACACAAACCTCCTGTGAATGGAAGTTACTTTGCTCATGTTAACTCTGCAGATGGAGGGTGCCTACTTGAGAAATACAGTGAGAAATATCATGATTTTGGGTTTGCATTACTGGCTAATCTTTTTGCCAGTGAAGGCCAACCTGGAAAG GTCATTGAGGTGAAAGCCAAAAGAAGAACTGGAAAACTTAACTTCGTGACTTGTATGAGACAGACTCTTGAAAAACATTATGGAGATAAGCCTGTAGGAATGGGAGGTACTTTCGTGATTCAGAAGGGAAAAGTGAAGACTCATATTATG CCAGAAGAATTTTCTTCCTGCCCATTGAACTCTGATGAAGATGTGAATAAATGGTTACGTTTTTATGAGATGAAGGCTCCTTTGGTTTGTTTGCCAGTTTTTATCTCCAGAGACCCA GGGTTTGATTTGCGGTTGGAGCACACTCATTGTTTTAGTCATCATGGAGAAGGTGGACACTACCATTATGACACCACCCCAGATATAGTGGAATATCTTGGATACTTCTTACCTGCAGAGCTTCTCTATCGCATTGATCAACCAACAGAGACCCATTCATTTGGGCGAGATTAA